From a region of the Geothrix sp. 21YS21S-2 genome:
- the rpsJ gene encoding 30S ribosomal protein S10 has translation MKDNIRIRLRAFDHRLLDQSTREIVETAKRTGAQVAGPIPLPTRTSKYTVNRSPHVDKKSRDQFEIRTHKRLLDILNPTQNTVDTLMRLDLPAGVDVEIKVFSRQGNR, from the coding sequence ATGAAAGACAATATTCGCATCCGTCTGCGAGCCTTCGACCACCGTCTGCTGGACCAGTCCACCCGCGAAATCGTGGAGACTGCCAAGCGCACCGGGGCGCAGGTTGCGGGGCCCATCCCCCTTCCCACGCGCACGTCGAAGTACACCGTCAACCGCTCTCCCCACGTCGACAAGAAGAGCCGCGACCAGTTCGAGATCCGCACCCACAAGCGGCTCCTCGACATCCTGAACCCCACGCAGAACACCGTGGACACCCTCATGCGCCTGGACCTCCCGGCGGGTGTGGATGTCGAGATCAAGGTGTTCAGCCGGCAGGGCAACAGGTAA
- the fusA gene encoding elongation factor G produces MARTTPLERYRNIGIMAHIDAGKTTTTERILYYTGKIHKIGEVHEGAATTDWMVQEQERGITITSAAITASWTAQTGFLKDIEHRVNIIDTPGHVDFTAEVERSLRVLDGSVAVFCAVGGVEPQSETVWRQADKYGVPRLGFVNKMDRPGADFFRVCEMMRTRIKARPMPIQIPIGAEEHFKGVVDLVLMKGLTFSEGDKGFEVEYGEIPEDLVDTANEWHEKMVEMVAETDDVLMDKYLSGETLTEDEIRTGIRKGCLSLAFTPMCCGSAFKNKGVQPLLDCVVSYMPSPLDVPAIQGHDLDGNPIERQAKDSEPFSALIFKIMADPFVGSLAFIRVYSGVLAAGSGVYNANKGRRERIGRLLQMHANKREDIDEVRTGDIGAAVGFKDVLTGQTICDENHPVILESMDFPDPVIQVSIEPKTKVDQEKMGIALSRLAQEDPTFKVKTDPETGQTIIAGMGELHLEIIVDRMMREFKVEANVGKPMVAYRETIRKRVEAEGKFVRQSGGRGQYGHVKIYVEPNEQGKGYEFVNDIKGGVIPKEYIKPVDQGIQEAMQSGVLAGYPCVDIKITLYDGSYHEVDSNEMAFKIAGSMGFKNGCEKANPVLLEPIMAVEVVVPEDYMGDVIGNLNSRRGRIENMEDRAGVKVVTAQVPLAEMFAYSTSLRGMTQGRGNYTMQFSHYDEAPRNVAEEVIAKVRGTK; encoded by the coding sequence GTGGCCCGCACGACTCCCCTCGAGCGCTACCGAAACATCGGCATCATGGCCCACATCGATGCCGGCAAGACCACGACGACGGAGCGTATCCTCTATTACACCGGCAAGATCCACAAGATCGGCGAGGTGCATGAGGGCGCGGCCACCACCGACTGGATGGTCCAGGAACAGGAGCGCGGCATCACCATCACCTCCGCGGCCATCACGGCCTCCTGGACGGCCCAGACGGGCTTCCTCAAGGACATCGAGCACCGCGTCAACATCATCGACACCCCCGGGCACGTGGACTTCACCGCCGAGGTGGAGCGCAGCCTGCGCGTGCTGGACGGTTCCGTGGCGGTGTTCTGCGCCGTCGGCGGCGTCGAGCCCCAGAGCGAGACCGTGTGGCGCCAGGCCGACAAGTACGGCGTGCCCCGCCTGGGCTTCGTGAACAAGATGGACCGCCCCGGCGCCGACTTCTTCCGCGTCTGCGAGATGATGCGCACCCGCATCAAGGCCCGGCCCATGCCCATCCAGATCCCCATCGGGGCCGAGGAGCACTTCAAGGGCGTGGTCGACCTGGTCCTCATGAAGGGCCTGACCTTCAGCGAGGGCGACAAGGGCTTCGAGGTGGAGTACGGCGAGATCCCCGAGGATCTGGTCGACACCGCCAACGAGTGGCACGAGAAGATGGTCGAGATGGTCGCCGAGACCGACGACGTCCTGATGGACAAGTACCTCAGCGGCGAGACCCTCACCGAGGACGAGATCCGCACCGGCATCCGCAAGGGCTGCCTGAGCCTCGCCTTCACCCCCATGTGCTGCGGCTCGGCGTTCAAGAACAAGGGCGTCCAGCCCCTGCTCGACTGCGTCGTCAGCTACATGCCCAGCCCCCTGGACGTGCCCGCCATCCAGGGCCACGACCTCGACGGCAACCCGATCGAGCGCCAGGCCAAGGACAGTGAGCCCTTCAGCGCCCTGATCTTCAAGATCATGGCCGACCCCTTCGTGGGCAGCCTCGCCTTCATCCGCGTCTACTCCGGCGTCCTCGCCGCGGGCTCGGGCGTCTACAACGCCAACAAGGGCCGCCGCGAGCGCATCGGGCGCCTCCTCCAGATGCACGCCAACAAGCGCGAGGACATCGACGAGGTCCGCACGGGCGACATCGGCGCCGCCGTGGGCTTCAAGGACGTCCTCACCGGGCAGACCATCTGCGACGAGAACCACCCCGTGATCCTGGAGTCCATGGACTTCCCGGATCCCGTCATCCAGGTGTCCATCGAGCCCAAGACCAAGGTCGACCAGGAGAAGATGGGCATCGCCCTCAGCCGCCTGGCCCAGGAGGATCCCACCTTCAAGGTGAAGACCGACCCCGAGACCGGCCAGACCATCATCGCCGGCATGGGCGAGCTCCACCTGGAGATCATCGTCGACCGCATGATGCGCGAGTTCAAGGTGGAAGCCAACGTGGGCAAGCCCATGGTGGCCTACCGCGAAACCATCCGCAAGCGCGTGGAAGCCGAAGGCAAGTTCGTGCGCCAGTCCGGTGGCCGCGGCCAGTACGGCCACGTCAAGATCTACGTCGAGCCCAACGAGCAGGGCAAGGGCTACGAGTTCGTCAACGACATCAAGGGCGGCGTCATCCCCAAGGAATACATCAAGCCCGTCGACCAGGGCATCCAGGAGGCCATGCAGTCCGGCGTCCTGGCCGGCTACCCCTGCGTGGACATCAAGATCACCCTCTACGACGGAAGCTACCACGAGGTGGACTCCAACGAGATGGCGTTCAAGATCGCCGGCTCCATGGGCTTCAAGAACGGCTGCGAGAAGGCCAACCCCGTGCTGCTCGAGCCCATCATGGCCGTCGAGGTCGTGGTCCCCGAGGACTACATGGGCGACGTGATCGGCAACCTGAACAGCCGCCGCGGCCGCATCGAGAACATGGAAGACCGGGCCGGCGTCAAGGTCGTCACCGCCCAGGTCCCCCTGGCCGAGATGTTCGCCTACTCCACCAGCCTGCGCGGCATGACCCAGGGCCGCGGCAACTACACCATGCAGTTCAGCCATTACGACGAGGCTCCCCGGAACGTGGCGGAAGAAGTGATCGCCAAGGTCCGCGGCACCAAGTAG